A single window of Gymnogyps californianus isolate 813 chromosome 16, ASM1813914v2, whole genome shotgun sequence DNA harbors:
- the PLA2G1B gene encoding phospholipase A2: MKTLALLFLLSAGAASAAVLPWAVWGLRSMIKCTIPDSHPLLEFSDYGCYCGLGGSGTPVDAVDRCCQVHDNCYSQAMKLELCRFLVDNPYTNLYSFSCSSGQITCNSENNECEMFICNCDRAAAMCFAKAPYNPDHSRLDTEKYCS; this comes from the exons ATGAAGACCCTGgccctgcttttcctgctgtctg CGGGTGCAGCCAGCGCTGCTGTCTTGCCCTGGGCCGTGTGGGGGCTTCGCAGCATGATCAAATGCACCATCCCAGACAGCCATCCTCTGCTGGAATTTTCTGACTACGGCTGCTACTGCGGCTTGGGAGGCAGTGGGACTCCAGTGGATGCAGTTGACAG GTGCTGTCAAGTACATGACAACTGCTACTCGCAGGCAATGAAACTAGAATTATGCAGATTCCTCGTGGACAACCCCTACACAAACTTGTACAGCTTCAGCTGCTCCAGCGGGCAGATTACGTGTAACA gTGAGAACAACGAGTGCGAGATGTTCATCTGCAACTGCGACCGCGCCGCTGCCATGTGCTTTGCCAAGGCGCCCTACAATCCCGACCACAGCAGGCTGGACACCGAGAAATACTGCAGCTag